From the genome of Xyrauchen texanus isolate HMW12.3.18 chromosome 7, RBS_HiC_50CHRs, whole genome shotgun sequence:
TAGTGACTGTGggaacatttttgctaaattatataagATGGTTTATAACAGATATCGCAGCAGTTCCGAGGTAAAATAtccactgagtggtgctaaaagccagttaaatgttctcccaaacagatgaggttttttagGTAAATCCACAAAACCAAACTTCCTACCCtataccttaaacctaaacctaacttatagtgtcataaatgcaaatgtgagaagaaaaacacagttgctgaagcaaccacgtcattttgagGTGCTTGTATGATACTTTCAACCCACATGTCGACTTGTGTGCTCTTCCGGGCTTGTGCAGTGGCACTTTGCGTTACAAATGCAATGCTTTATCAGTTAAACTACCACGCAATTTGATCATGTTTgaaaaagcttgtaaatgcagttggttGTAAATCTCTTATTAtgctttgggggaaaaaaaaaaacatctaaaatcaACTTTCAAAAGTGTAATAAACTGTGGCTGTGGATCACTGAAAACAGCACTGGATCTGCCAGAAAATGCAACATCTAAGTTTAATGTGCCAGACTGAACAATCACAAGAATTTTCCCTGACATTTATTGCCCAAACGCTTGCAGTGCAATCGCTACTCATCAGCTATGACGTCTTGGTCTTTATGGTTTTGAGAAGTAAAATGCAACCGCACTGAGAGCTGACCTGCACTGCCAAAGAAAGCAATGGTGAACCAAGACATATCATTGGACCTGTGGGAAGTGTGAAGCAATTTAAACTGGAAAGATAAATTACAGAGTGTTGCGCGTATGGTAACTGCACGTATGCGACCTTGTTTTCAATGAGTCAAGACAAGCTGACAGCAAATATGCAGGTCTTTTCCAAATTTCAAATTGAGTTGATGGCCACTGCGTGTGCATCCCTTCAAGTTGAATAGAGATGACAGGATGTGGAGTCTTTTGTGGCAATGATGGTGGAATTCACCTCGCATCCAAGAGATCGCATTTGTTGCCAGCGATAGCCACCACTATATTGGGTGGTCCGTGCTGGCGAAGTTCCTTCACCCAGTTCTTCAAAGTTTGGAATGATTCCTGAGTGAGAAAGAAGAGGAGTTTTTCAAGACTGCATCCAGCTGCTGAAAGGTCAAAGGTTTTAAACATTGACATCCACAGAAATGCTCATAAATCACCTGCTCTAAAATACGACAGATCTTAGAAGACCTAAAATACAATGAGGATATTTTTTTGTTCTATCCAATACAAAATACGATTTTTAGCAGAATGTCTAGGATGCTTTTTCCATACAACTACTTCTTTGTTTTGGAAATTCCAATGTtccaaaaagtaaaaaagtgggggcctgggtagctcagtgagtaaagacactgactaccatccctagagtttgtgagttcaaatcccagggcgtgctgagtgactccagccaggtctcctaaaccaaattggcccggttcctaaggagggtagagtcacatggggtaacattcTCGTggacactataatgtggttcgctctctgtggggcacgtggcgagttgtgcgtggatgccgcggtagATGCCACAAAGCCTCCttacgtgctatgtctccgcggtaatgcgctaaacaagccacgtgatgagatgcatgGTCTCAaacgctgaggcaactgagattcgtcctccgccacccggattgaggagagtcactacgccaccatgaggacttatgattggtaattgggcattccaaattcgggagaggaaaaaaaaaaaaaaaaagcacaaaagtaatctatacgacttgtgggctatattccaagacttctgaagccatacttagtgtaaaacaaatgtaagtcattattaaCTGAAAATCTTGCCTTCAGCccataactccttttgtgttccatggaaatcaGAGAGATATACATGTTtcaaatggcatgagggtaagtagatgatgacagattttttattattttggggtgaactatctctttaataactTTACCAGCAGCAAGATTTGTGAggtaataatgaataaatgtttcAGTACCTCTTTAGTGATGTCATACACAATGATGGCTGCAGCAGAGCCCCTGTAGTACATGGGAGCCAGGGCACGAAACTAAGGGCAAAACACAGAGTGAGAGAtgggaaggagagagaaaaaaatattacagtctgtgttttcaaaacttAATTATGGAGTGTGTTTATATCTACAACAATATACTAGGcaccactttacaataaggttccatttgttaacattagttaacaacattatttaacatgaactaagaatgaacaatacttttacagaatgtattaatcTCGGTTAATGTTAATTATAACATATAGTAATGcattgttaacataagttaatgcactatgaactaacattgaaaaatatttataaatgcagtaaaaaatatattgttcattcttAGTTCAAAGTCataatatctaatgcattaactaatgttaacaaattaaaccatattttaaagtgttatacCCATGtgacttttaataattttttttatgtcaaagtgtaaacaggcatgcacacaatACATAAACTCATTGGATAAACCGCCAGAATGCATAAAGGTGTACATGCTGAGCAAAATCTATGAGTGCCAgatttatttagatttgcttAAACAGTTTTCCATTCATTGATAAAATAACAGTTTACACtaacataaacagaatatcacCAAATTCTGATTTATATTAGAATATTTTTGTGCATGTACACACAGTCCACATCCACACAATCCGTTGTTTCAAAACTTTGTTTTCAGTTTCGTAACGTTATCTTTTTCAAAAGTATGCagtaatgtaaaacattttagaaacactccattttcggtggaggaaaatgctgttcaagtgtgaatgagaggcatggtgaaatcaatgtgttttcaaatgaaaatgtattagtatggaCCTGGCCTCAGCCTGTaactgtgtttacatgcacaagaaTATTCTGACATTAATGagaatgtattaattaaaatttttgataATGTCAACACCTTTTTCAGAATACCAATCAtagctaaaatgtatttatatcatCAGGTTAttatctgcttttgacgtcaaaatgtaaccaggcatgcacacaacacttgcacacattgaataagaatgccggtaaaggtgtttacatgcaacacaacATTTGGGGGCAAAAATCTAGGCAAGCTGATCGGTTTATGCTTAAACAGTTAATGACGTAACCACAATAAAGGAAAACCGTTTAAGCCATTTGCATGACCACACATGTCGTTTATTGAGCTTAGATGGTGTAAGAAAGTGCATATAAAAGCGCTCGCTGATAACATCCCAACATCCCTACTTGTAGCAGGGCAGCTTATCCCAACCTGCTCATGCTTATTATCAGACCTTTGAGAGAATTTGTACATTTTGGCTGAGATCTCCTTGGAGTTTCACTCCAAATTACACATACAACTCAAACACAAATAAACGCATGTTATTTCAACATGTTCctttttacatttcaaacagAACTCCATGCAGCAGATCAGGAAAAGAACGTTGAAAAACCCCTAGATGTGAGCCACCGTTAAACCCTGAAGGAGATTTTAGTTTCAAGCGGTCATGCCAAGGGGGGCTTGAGTCAGGAACTGAGGAGGGGGGAGGGAGTATATCAACACATGTGGGAGCCATTCTGGGAAAGATGAGCGCGATGTGTCAGACGCAGTTAGTGTTTTAATCATTATGAAACAGCATATTTGGGTTGAACGACCCCAGTcatcaaaaatagaaaaaaaaagagattaatAAAAACAAGCTGGATCTAGTATGCCATTCCactgaaaacagaccaaaaagagaggaaaaatgcagtagagagagagagagagagacagagaggaaaaGAGAACAAGAAAGAAGTCACTAGAGTAGAAACCCTGGCAGATCCCCTACAAGCATGTGCTGGTCTGAGAAATAATATAATAAGAAGAAATAATAAGTGTAATTAGCTAGTGTGTGTTTTTTGAATCTTAAAATATAATGCACattgtttgaaaatgttattttctgcCATATTTACGGTTCTGGCAAATTATCGGGACCTTAAAATGGCCTTAAAGGTTAACAGCTGCATGCTACAAATTTGTGCACACTTCAGACAACTGTTTAAAAGTTGTCTGTGCATTTATCAATAAAAGTGAGTCAAGTGAAAAAGCCCATGCATCTTTTGCATGCATgcaaattcattaaaatatacCCTGACATCAGTTGGTTAAATTTATTTGCAATAAATGGCTCATACAAGTGAAGTTAGttttgagaaaaggtctagcataatttgtttgcagatgcaacttggtttgatattttgttatctaatgcaaaaataaatatataaatccattaatttttaagtgtccaaacaATTTGTTGACTATTTGGATTTTGTGACAATGATGTAAACTCATTTTAAACGAAATAAGAAGAAACAATTCACTAGACAGAATGCAGTTATAAGAGGAATTATTAGAACAGCATCTAGAAATAATAATTAATCTCTACCAATTCATTCAACAACCATAAAACTGTATTAGACAAATTGCATCCATAGCTTGACGGACAAAGTCTCTCACATTTATAGCTGTTTTTGGcccaaaaggaaatgttttagtTTAGCTGTATTCTGACTAAAGTTGCAAGATGTCTTCACACACATGTCCCAGCATTCCAGGCAGTgtggtctctctttctctctccaattCTCCTTCATATTTTCTCACTGCTTCCTTCAGTCCTTCACTACCTCTTCAAATTTCTTTTGCTGTCTCCAGAGCTCTCTCCTCCTTTTTCTCTCTTATACTTGCAgtagaatttaaaaatgaaagagggtacttgcttgttttgttttagcattttttcattacaaattgtattatttaaaacataatttgtgttaaCATGAGAGTTAACATGATATATTTCACAAAGTTGCTTACATATGATCGATGAGCAAGAAATAGTAAATAATCTCAAGATTtctttttcatttcaaataaCATCCCATCTCAAaccttttggaccccactgtaaatTGTAGCTTTTTCTAAAGCAATAAAAATATCAATTAGattgaaagatagatagacagacagataaattagaatgacagaaagacagatagtcAGATGGATACAGACAGACAATTAGTTTAGACAGaatgaaataaacacagacaGATTAATTCGATAGAACGACAGACTGACAGAACAACAGAAAAATGTTCTAGATCGACAGACACGCAGACTTAAGATATaaatgacagacaaacagaaagatagatagtcatagacagacagacaaatagaccgaagttacacagacatacagacagatacatTAGatggaatgacagacagatagacagactgaaaaacagacagacagaacaatttGATAGATCAACAAGCAGACACACAGGCAGATAAGATATAacgacagacagattaattagatagaatgacagacagacacagacagatatgatagaacaacagacacacacagatagatacattagatagaatgaaagacagacagatagacaggctgAACAACAGAAAATTTGATAGACCAAAAAGGACATGGCACACAGTCGTACAGTGTTGTTGTAAAAAGCATTGTGTTGGACAATTATTCAATCAGGAGCCTGACAGCCACTGAAAAGCCAGCTCACAGCTTTTGGTCAAGCTCCTGGCCAAGTATAAGAATCTGTTGACAGAACTGTTTCTCTTCACAAGAGAACTAAGAGTTAGAGAGAAAGACACTGAGAGGGAGGGCGAaagactgacagagagacagacattttGGGTTGAACTGCTCTTCTTAAATCTTATCTCTGACAAAGCCGAACTTCTCATTCCATCGAGCTCTGGGGCAtacacaaagcaaagcaaagaagtgacctcttttttttcttcctattTTCCACCttttaaaataaagtgaattcataAAAACTATCGAATTACACAAATTGCAGTATGAGAGTTGTACAGAGACAAAAAATATCTTATATTAAGCTTTTTTAAAGTAGCCACTCTTTGTCTGGATTccagctctgcacactctgggTATTCTCTCAACCAACTCCTATTCCCATGTACAGTATCCTGGACACTTGTAGGCTGATTTTCCTACACtatcatgagaaacataaattcagtctaATGTGTCCAAACTATTGACTGGTAttgtatataaatacaaataagtgAGAAGAAATTCCTTAACACTTGGTATGACACTATTTTTTTTAGCGGCCTGTGTGGGCTGCTTGGCATTCTACAAATAGCATCACAGATAAACATAAGTGGAGATCATATTCCAAACAGTCCCAAGACTGCTGTCAAATCCTAACCGGCAATAAACATCTAACATGGACATGCCAGCCACCTCTCCTACATATGATCATATATGGGAAGGAGTGACTACCagtcaaaaatgaaactttttagTCTTTTTGTATGAATAGTGCGAAAAAGGGTTTTTGAATAAAATATCAGTATCACCACAACTACAAAggaccaatcacattttaataacACATACTAAATTTGTTCATCTAAATACACACATACTGCACATTCACTCACaagtgaaaaaaagagaaagcaatACTGCCCTCTGTCGGACTAAAAAAGCATTGCAACAATACACCGTGAAACAGCGTAAACATTGTATTTAATCGATGCCAGCTTGTGCATATGTCACCTCAGTGTTTGTGCATTGATTGTTATGGCGTTTACCCTTTCTTGCCCAGCTGTGTCCCAGATGAGGAATTTGTGAAGCTCATTTTGGTACTGCACTGTCTTTGTCATAAATGATGCtctgaaaataaaatcaacatgAGAGATCAATATAATTTTAAGCCCAAACATTACTAAtagacagtgttggggagtaacggaatacatgtaacaggattacgtatttaaaaaactaaatataagtaactgtattccactacagttacaatttatataattggtaattagaatagttacatttcaaaaagtattttgattactgaagagattactttgcattttattgtcatttgtttcatttaatatttagtcctttcagaaggaaaacatttatacatataaatgatgcgatccaaagtgcatttgaacagccgtgaaacactttcttatgatgtgttacattcatacgagcagacagagaagtacgtttgaagtttggagcagaacaaatagaaataaaccttgtgtaaattgtcagctttacactaagctaaaatgctatttctagacatttcacatgaccatgttaccagacacgatcatatttttttttatcaaaaaaaaaaaaatctttttctagtaagacctttgatgttagggcaaacattttattattgataataattgttgtattgttttactgtaaaaatatcaattagatttatctttACAACACTGCAAGatttttaggtttttcagagaatgtatttttaacacgtgtattttgtcttactgtactggcagggtttttatagtcaaaacaagtgaaaaaaatctaccagtgctgaagaagtaatccaaagtatttagaatatgttactgaccttgagtaatctaacagaatatattacaaatgacattttaaagcatgtattctgtaatctgtagtggaacacatttcaaaagtaaccctcacaaccctgctAATAGGTAGGCCCGAATGGAataaaaacattctcagaaagctGGATTTTTCAAGATTTAAATCCATTCCCCACATTTTCCCCATTATAAGTGCAAATTCCATGCAGGCCTACTTATAGATCTCTTTACAAAGTTAAAAGTGTCTTGCACAGTACAAGTATACATGAAACAAACATATAAGAATATGTGTTCTGCTGGTTCAACCAAGAATATCTGTTAGTTTAATTTAGATATACGTAACTCAATTAAAGAGGGTCAGAATTACAATTTGTGACAATAAAGTGGAAAGTGGAACATGtattatacaatatacactatataatAAATTACTTAAAGGCTTACTGAGAGAGAACCAATTATCTAAAACAAACAGAACAGCTCCTAAAATAATTTAAGGAAATGGAGTTAGATAATCTGCAATGGTTAAATATTGCTGTCAAAAAGCAGATTGTTTCCATAGAGACATGATGCACAGATCGCATCAGTGTTTTGTATTGTGTTGAGGCCCAATGACAGCTGTCGAAAGCATGGCTGGGAACTATTATTAAGAACATAATTGATTGAATTAAATAACAAGATTAATATATCATTTATtcaaggaaaagttcacccaaaaatgaacattctctcatcatttaatcaccctcatgccataggtgtatgactttcttctgcagaacacaaacaaaaattgtcagaagaatatctccatacaatgcaagtgaatggtgaccacagcttTGAAACTCTAAAAAtgacaaatgcagcataaaaaaaaatcctgtgatAAAAtccatacaccgatcagccacaaaatgaaaaccacctgcctaatattgtgtaggtccccctcgtgctgccagaACAGCAccaacacgcatctcagaatagcattctgacctgatacttctcatcacaattgtacagagcgattatctgagttactgtagactttgtcagttcgaaccagtttggccatttcTTTGTTGAACTCTCTCACctacaaggcatttccgtccacagaactgccgctcgcaggaattatttttatttttggaaccattcagagtaaattctagagacaattgtgtgtgaaaatcccaggagatcagcagttacagaaattctcaaaccagtccatctggcaccaacaatcatccatgcgatcatctaatcagccaatcatgtggcagcagtgcataaaatcattcagatacaggtcaggagcttcagttatgttcacatcaaccatcagaatggggaaaaatgttggaccgtggcatgattgttggtgccacatAGCATTTTGAGATGTGGGTTTGGTGGTacgaggtggacctacacaatattaggcaggtggttttaatgttgtggctgatcgacttatattcagaagcaatatgataggtatggcTGAGAAACAGgacaatattgaagtccttttttactataaattctcctcccttcccagtagttagcaatatgcaaaaataattgaatcgccaaaaacaaaagaaaaatgtgaaaaagaaagtggagatttacattAGAAAAGGACTACATTATTGaactgtttcccacccacacctatcattaaaacactggagtcatatggattacttttatgcagcctttatgtgcatttggtgcttcaaagttttggccaccgttcacttgcattgtatggacctaccgaactgagatattcttctaaaaatcttcttttgtgttaagtagaagaaagtcatacacatatggaatggcacgagggtaagtaaatgaatgtttgggtgaactatccctttaagaacatgTATTAAGTAATAagcttaataatttatttattaagtagTTAATATAGGAACATTTATTAAGTACTAAAAGGAATACGAAAACAAAACTTTAAAGTTGAAGacataaatatacataattaaattagtattacatcattaaaacaaataatccatcggattgttttgttttttccaacaAAACCTTCAGATACAAACTCCATTAACACAAAGAGGAAATGAAATTTCGAGTATATCAGTTTTATTTGCTGGAAACAGCTTCCATTTCAGTACATGCCAAGGCTTATGTGTGCCAATGCTCCAAACttagtttaaaaaatatgaaagggtgaatctcatgaaaacacacctgggtcatatttcaataattacaaataataagaAGACCTGAAGAATGCATGAagaaataaagcctatttttaccatttagattttcatttttgtaggCATTTAGACACTAAATTCAAAACTATTAAGCATTTTTTTAATCAGAATAAATGAATGAGGGcacaacatatacacacatgaTGTTTACATACATCACCatttaatgtcacaatgcaaaaatggaATAAAATGGTATAAAAAACCTACACATTTTAATGGTCTAAAAAGTCTTTATTTTCTTgaagcaaaatatgtttttttgtgtgtgtgaaaaatgaCCCAGCCATGTTTTACCCAAAAACCTGTTTGTATCTGCATCACAGTGAGCCTGACCAAATTGTGAGCATTTTGCGATGGACTTACCCAATTGTGGGATTAATACTGGGATCAAAACTGTCCTCCACAAACCTCCACACGATGCTTGACTTTCCAACTCCTGTATCCTAGAAGACAAGATGAAAATCAATTGGCAACACTCACAGACATCTTGAATCAAATCAATGAATATTGAGAGACTGCATAGCCAAAAGTATATATTGAATTCAATATATGGGTAAACACAGGCAATATAAGTAAATTGTGCCAACATGCAAAGCAATTTAATTTGATACCCTTAAAATGGCCATTACAGTAGATCAATGGACAGTTTTCTGTAAATGGGTGGTtgacaacatgaacatgaactgtTAACTATTTAAGGTCAAACTTTAAATTTATACACAAATATGTGTACATTTTTCACGATTATTTTTCAGACCTAATCTGaggttaaaaaactaaaatacataataattctAAAAGAAAATTGTTGTTTAAAATAGGTTTAGATGTTACTATGCACAAAACTGCCATCATTGCTTGAAATGTCTTGTCAACTAACCATTTCCAGATTgcacagacaaaaacacacatttatcaGCAATTTTGTGTAAACATAGGTATTAGTAGAAATTGTGTCACGTGAAATCCTTATACTAGATTGGTCCTATACAAACCCAATGTATTCCCTAAATATATTGATACAGGTTTATTGATGGCAACATCTCTAGATATTTTACATCCACTTCTGAACGTGGCATAAATACGTCATCAATCATGTTCAGAGATTATCATAGTTTGCACAACAGGTCAAACCATGGCGAGTTCAAACTGACGTCAACACTGATAATCGCGAGtgataataaaatatgcactAAAAATGCAAGCCACCATGGCAACGTCAACTCATAAAAAAGTGAATAATATTCTTACCCCAAGAAGGCACACTTTCAACTCTCTTAGAGACATGTTGACCTCCAAGCTATTAAAAACTCCCCAAACATCCC
Proteins encoded in this window:
- the LOC127646460 gene encoding ras-related protein Rab-22A; protein product: MSLRELKVCLLGDTGVGKSSIVWRFVEDSFDPSINPTIGASFMTKTVQYQNELHKFLIWDTAGQERFRALAPMYYRGSAAAIIVYDITKEESFQTLKNWVKELRQHGPPNIVVAIAGNKCDLLDAREVSEKDAKDYADSIHAIYVETSAKNAININEVFIQISQRVPVLDTDGGFAVKGFKIRRQPSESTRERTCC